A region of Pyxidicoccus parkwaysis DNA encodes the following proteins:
- a CDS encoding HD domain-containing phosphohydrolase encodes MAKKLGERLIEAGLVTAQAVEQALEHQKITGHKLGDCLVELGLLQETALLRFLAAEFQTRFVSADKLAKARIATEVLDRLPVRLAEAQNVLPLAVDPERKLLSVVAAEPQNKALMDEIALVTGMSEVYAYVGLRSAIAAAIRKHYYGDPTAFTALLEGASAQASGPVLPGRTGAAEHNRTSTGRGTMTGLSRIQGPMETDPRMRVNRPSGATPAPRPSSTQRREPGGPRGIVSDADYVETLGIMVGLLEQDRQRHRGHSAQLARQAGIIGQRMGMPHKELTALSIAAYLHDLGKTSERHFSLASNAVNADWKAQAKLAVRAPTKMFETVHLPTQTNTILAQLYEAWDGSGTPQGAKGEDITLGARILSAVDSFLELTKNPGNAHGKVFTKEQALEHLRTNSGVLYDPVVADIVIQLQSGELLRHRLESEGRQVLIVEPDEAMRGELLEAVLKQGLVAHALSTLEGAQDGLARQDCDVLVVSLRLGQQEVQELLQQARSMPETAGLPIAVVGEPDGPTRERLLMGGATEVLSPGDKQVVAKAVKALLEDRVQHNGPGRIVRGSFDELPPKELLRTLAGNLKNGRLHLRQHTLEGYLHLERGRVVFASFGGHSGEPALQALLKLKQADFQYDPDALLLDVPQMDQDLQDLLSLVSAVSAG; translated from the coding sequence ATGGCGAAGAAGTTGGGAGAGCGCCTCATCGAGGCCGGCCTCGTCACCGCACAGGCCGTGGAGCAGGCCCTGGAGCATCAGAAAATCACCGGCCACAAGCTGGGTGACTGCCTGGTGGAGCTGGGGCTGCTCCAGGAGACAGCGCTGCTGCGCTTCCTCGCCGCCGAGTTCCAGACGCGCTTCGTGAGCGCGGACAAGCTGGCCAAGGCCCGCATCGCCACCGAGGTGCTGGACCGGCTGCCCGTGCGCCTCGCCGAGGCGCAGAACGTCCTGCCGCTGGCGGTGGACCCGGAGCGCAAGCTGCTCTCCGTGGTCGCCGCCGAGCCGCAGAACAAGGCGCTGATGGACGAGATTGCGCTCGTCACCGGCATGTCCGAGGTCTACGCGTACGTGGGCCTGCGCAGCGCCATCGCCGCGGCCATCCGCAAGCACTACTACGGCGACCCCACGGCCTTCACCGCGCTGCTGGAGGGCGCCAGCGCGCAGGCGTCCGGCCCCGTGCTGCCCGGGCGCACGGGCGCGGCGGAGCACAACCGCACCTCCACGGGCCGCGGCACCATGACGGGGCTGAGCAGGATTCAGGGCCCCATGGAGACGGACCCGCGGATGCGGGTGAACCGTCCCAGCGGCGCCACGCCGGCCCCCCGTCCCTCCTCCACCCAACGTCGTGAGCCGGGCGGCCCGCGCGGCATCGTCAGCGACGCCGACTACGTGGAGACGCTGGGCATCATGGTGGGGCTGCTGGAGCAGGACCGGCAGCGCCACCGCGGCCACTCCGCGCAGCTCGCGCGGCAGGCGGGCATCATCGGCCAGCGCATGGGCATGCCGCACAAGGAGCTGACGGCGCTGTCCATCGCCGCGTACCTCCACGATTTGGGCAAGACGTCCGAGCGCCACTTCTCGCTGGCGAGCAACGCCGTCAACGCGGACTGGAAGGCGCAGGCGAAGCTGGCCGTCCGCGCGCCCACGAAGATGTTCGAGACGGTGCACCTGCCCACGCAGACGAACACCATCCTCGCGCAGCTCTACGAGGCCTGGGACGGCTCGGGCACGCCGCAGGGGGCCAAGGGCGAGGACATCACCCTGGGCGCGCGCATCCTCTCGGCGGTGGACAGCTTCCTGGAGCTGACGAAGAACCCGGGCAACGCGCACGGCAAGGTCTTCACCAAGGAGCAGGCGCTGGAGCACCTGCGCACAAACTCAGGCGTGCTCTATGACCCGGTGGTGGCGGACATCGTCATCCAGCTGCAGAGCGGCGAGCTCCTGCGCCACCGGCTGGAGAGCGAGGGCCGGCAGGTCCTCATCGTGGAGCCGGACGAGGCGATGCGCGGCGAGCTCCTGGAGGCGGTGCTGAAGCAGGGGCTGGTGGCGCACGCGCTGTCCACGCTGGAGGGCGCGCAGGACGGCCTGGCCCGGCAGGACTGCGACGTGCTGGTGGTGAGCCTGCGCCTGGGACAGCAGGAGGTGCAGGAGTTGCTCCAGCAGGCGCGCTCCATGCCGGAGACGGCGGGGCTGCCCATCGCCGTGGTGGGTGAGCCGGACGGCCCCACGCGCGAGCGGCTGCTGATGGGCGGTGCCACGGAGGTGCTGTCGCCCGGGGACAAGCAGGTGGTGGCCAAGGCGGTGAAGGCCCTCCTGGAGGACCGGGTGCAGCACAACGGCCCGGGCCGCATCGTGCGCGGGAGCTTCGACGAGCTGCCTCCGAAGGAATTGCTGCGCACGCTCGCAGGCAACCTCAAGAATGGCCGGCTGCACCTGCGCCAGCACACGCTGGAGGGCTACCTCCACCTGGAACGCGGCCGCGTCGTCTTCGCGTCCTTCGGAGGGCACTCCGGGGAGCCGGCGCTGCAGGCGCTGCTGAAGCTCAAGCAGGCGGACTTCCAGTACGACCCGGACGCGCTCCTCCTGGACGTCCCGCAGATGGACCAGGACCTCCAGGACCTGCTGTCGCTCGTCAGCGCCGTCAGCGCAGGCTGA
- a CDS encoding TatD family hydrolase — translation MRLVDAHCHLEVKDYPDVMAILDGARAAGLVHAIVVGQFQGPGDWGNALELAAAHPDFLSPTLGIHPHEAARATEADFATLEATCARPEVRAVGEAGLDYYYDHSPREVQATVFRRQCELARRLSKPLVVHVRDAHDDCEAILREAGMSKGVIHCFTGDTAAARRYLDLGFFLSLSGVVTYKNAQALQEAVRFAPLDRLMVETDSPYLAPVPHRGRKNQPAHVVETARKVAELKGVTLDEVAATTTANAAGFFGLSLR, via the coding sequence ATGAGACTGGTCGACGCCCACTGTCATCTCGAGGTGAAGGACTACCCGGACGTCATGGCCATCCTCGACGGGGCCCGGGCCGCGGGCCTCGTGCACGCGATTGTGGTGGGGCAGTTCCAGGGGCCCGGGGACTGGGGCAACGCGCTGGAGTTGGCGGCCGCGCACCCGGATTTCCTCTCGCCCACGCTGGGCATCCATCCCCACGAGGCGGCGCGGGCCACCGAGGCGGACTTCGCCACGCTGGAGGCGACGTGCGCCCGGCCGGAGGTGCGCGCGGTGGGGGAGGCGGGGCTGGACTACTACTACGACCACTCGCCCCGGGAGGTGCAGGCCACCGTCTTCCGGCGTCAGTGCGAGCTGGCGCGCCGGCTCTCCAAGCCGCTGGTGGTGCACGTGCGCGACGCGCATGACGACTGCGAGGCGATTCTGCGCGAGGCGGGGATGTCGAAGGGTGTCATCCACTGCTTCACCGGGGACACGGCCGCGGCGCGGCGGTACCTCGATTTGGGCTTCTTCCTGTCGCTGTCCGGCGTCGTCACCTACAAGAACGCGCAGGCGCTGCAGGAGGCGGTGCGCTTCGCGCCGCTGGACAGGCTGATGGTGGAGACGGACAGCCCGTACCTCGCGCCGGTGCCGCACCGCGGGCGGAAGAACCAGCCCGCGCACGTGGTGGAGACGGCGCGCAAGGTGGCGGAGCTCAAGGGCGTCACGCTGGACGAGGTGGCGGCCACCACCACCGCCAACGCCGCCGGCTTCTTCGGGCTCAGCCTGCGCTGA
- a CDS encoding HEAT repeat domain-containing protein, with protein sequence MTDWRAERDRALLTLEREKRPALRAEAADLLYHLALEAPSRAPDFTDALSRLLADSQPEVRRAGVGLAAVVMPADELPGTLLSRLRDDEWMVRLEATGRMADLARPELRGALASMLEDAMPEVRFEAARGIAALKHPAGLDILVEALDSDLLRFRALGAIGELEDARALPAVKKLFGRWLLPAFDKTQAAGVLAQLGDPDGATYLLQRTKKKWSTDRALAVELCGAVKAPGALERLRDILQDAKDECRGAAARGLGRLGDARALPWLLALLDERAAAEDFRLDAADALWRLGLPEGRERVRASIPTFTSPEARTELEELLLEET encoded by the coding sequence GTGACGGACTGGCGCGCCGAGCGCGACCGCGCCCTGCTGACGCTGGAGCGCGAGAAGCGCCCGGCGCTCCGGGCCGAGGCCGCGGACCTGCTGTACCACCTGGCCCTGGAAGCCCCCTCGCGCGCGCCGGACTTCACCGATGCGCTCTCCCGGCTGCTGGCGGACTCGCAGCCGGAGGTGCGCCGCGCGGGGGTGGGGCTGGCCGCCGTGGTGATGCCCGCGGACGAGCTGCCGGGCACGCTCCTCTCCCGGCTGCGTGACGACGAGTGGATGGTGCGCCTGGAGGCCACCGGCCGGATGGCGGACCTCGCGCGGCCGGAGCTGCGCGGGGCGCTGGCGAGCATGCTGGAGGACGCGATGCCCGAGGTCCGCTTCGAGGCCGCGCGCGGCATCGCCGCCCTCAAGCACCCGGCCGGGCTGGACATCCTCGTGGAGGCGCTGGACTCGGACCTGCTGCGCTTCCGCGCCCTGGGTGCCATTGGCGAGCTGGAGGATGCTCGCGCGCTGCCGGCGGTGAAGAAGCTGTTCGGACGGTGGCTGCTGCCCGCCTTCGACAAGACGCAGGCCGCGGGGGTGCTCGCTCAGCTGGGTGACCCGGATGGGGCGACGTACCTGCTTCAGCGGACGAAGAAGAAGTGGAGCACGGACCGCGCGCTGGCGGTGGAGTTGTGCGGCGCGGTGAAGGCGCCCGGCGCGCTGGAGCGGCTGCGCGACATCCTCCAGGACGCGAAGGACGAGTGCCGGGGCGCCGCGGCGCGTGGGCTGGGGAGGCTGGGCGACGCGCGGGCGCTGCCCTGGCTGCTCGCACTGCTGGACGAGCGGGCCGCCGCGGAGGACTTCCGCCTGGATGCGGCGGACGCGCTGTGGCGGCTGGGTCTGCCGGAGGGACGCGAGCGGGTGCGCGCCTCCATCCCCACCTTCACCTCACCCGAGGCGCGCACGGAGCTGGAAGAGCTGCTGTTGGAGGAGACATGA
- the metG gene encoding methionine--tRNA ligase, whose translation MAERILVTSALPYANGPVHIGHAVEYVQTDIFVRFLRSCGKDVVYFCADDTHGTPIEINAAKQGLKPEQFIARFHDEHQRDFHDLDIRFDYFHSTNSPENRHYAELIYGRLKEKGDIERKNIEQAYCEKDRRFLPDRFIKGACPNCKSPDQYGDACEKCGKAYSPTDLIEPRCALCGTPPVRRNSEHLFFKLSRHADFLQSVLRRPGFIHPGLATQLQGFFEKGLADWDISRDGPYFGFAIPGETDKFFYVWLDAPIGYIATTEKWAKETGKAKSALDYWDAGSPSRIIHFIGKDIVYFHALFWPAVLNVAGLHVPNEIKVHGHLTVNGEKMSKSRGTMVPIRDYLNQLDPSYLRYFYAANLGAGVEDLDLSLKDFRERVNGELVNNVCNLANRALSLLAGPLEKRLAPGRAEGAGRALVESALARVPEVRAAFEKLEYRNAIRAITDIASAANAFVQAQAPWAAARKPETAETARADLSDVADVVYLLGALLAPVTPRLSEKLFAQLGAPELTFQALEGAKYPLLDRSRPTGTPEPLLPRLEPDRVNAIIKTPEAAPQATEEKPAGGKEKKKVESEKKPAASATQASSGAGAGEAPGEIEYADFAKVVLKAGRIVAAEKVKDADKLLKLTVDLGEPSGPRTIVSGIAEAYTAEAVSGRRVVVVANLKPRKLKGIESRGMLLTAGSGGKDLSLLDPGDVAPGSEVK comes from the coding sequence ATGGCTGAGAGAATCCTCGTCACCAGCGCGCTTCCGTACGCCAACGGCCCCGTCCACATCGGCCACGCCGTCGAGTACGTCCAGACGGACATCTTCGTCCGCTTCCTTCGCTCGTGCGGCAAGGACGTCGTCTACTTCTGTGCGGACGACACCCACGGCACGCCCATCGAAATCAACGCGGCGAAGCAGGGCCTCAAACCCGAGCAGTTCATCGCCCGCTTCCACGATGAGCACCAGCGCGACTTCCACGACCTGGACATCCGCTTCGACTACTTCCACTCCACCAACTCGCCGGAGAACCGCCACTACGCGGAGCTCATCTACGGGCGGCTGAAGGAGAAGGGCGACATCGAGCGGAAGAACATCGAGCAGGCCTACTGCGAGAAGGACCGCCGCTTCCTGCCGGACCGCTTCATCAAAGGCGCCTGCCCCAACTGCAAGTCACCGGACCAGTACGGCGACGCCTGCGAGAAGTGCGGCAAGGCCTACTCGCCCACGGACCTCATCGAGCCCCGCTGTGCCCTGTGCGGCACGCCGCCGGTGAGGAGGAACTCCGAGCACCTGTTCTTCAAGCTGTCGCGCCACGCGGACTTCCTCCAGTCCGTGCTGCGCCGCCCCGGCTTCATCCACCCAGGCCTCGCCACCCAGCTCCAGGGCTTCTTCGAGAAGGGCCTGGCGGACTGGGACATCAGCCGCGACGGGCCGTACTTCGGCTTCGCCATTCCGGGTGAGACGGACAAGTTCTTCTACGTCTGGCTGGATGCGCCCATCGGCTACATCGCCACCACGGAGAAGTGGGCGAAGGAGACAGGCAAGGCGAAGAGCGCGCTGGACTACTGGGACGCGGGCAGCCCGTCCCGCATCATCCACTTCATCGGCAAGGACATCGTCTACTTCCACGCCCTGTTCTGGCCCGCCGTGCTCAACGTCGCGGGCCTGCACGTGCCCAACGAAATCAAGGTGCACGGCCACCTCACGGTGAACGGCGAGAAGATGTCGAAGAGCCGCGGCACCATGGTGCCCATTCGGGACTACCTGAACCAGCTGGACCCGAGCTACCTGCGTTACTTCTACGCGGCCAACCTGGGCGCGGGCGTGGAGGACCTGGACCTCAGCCTCAAGGACTTCCGCGAGCGGGTGAACGGCGAGCTGGTCAACAACGTGTGCAACCTCGCCAACCGCGCGCTGTCGCTGCTGGCCGGTCCGCTGGAGAAGCGGCTGGCGCCGGGCCGCGCGGAAGGAGCGGGCCGCGCGCTGGTGGAGTCCGCGCTCGCCCGCGTTCCGGAGGTGCGCGCCGCGTTCGAGAAGCTCGAGTACCGCAACGCCATCCGAGCGATTACGGACATCGCCTCGGCGGCCAACGCCTTCGTGCAGGCGCAGGCCCCGTGGGCGGCGGCCCGCAAGCCGGAGACGGCCGAGACGGCGCGGGCGGACCTGTCCGACGTGGCGGATGTCGTCTACCTCCTGGGCGCGCTGCTCGCCCCGGTGACGCCGCGCCTGTCGGAGAAGCTCTTCGCGCAGCTCGGCGCGCCGGAGCTGACGTTCCAGGCGCTGGAGGGCGCGAAGTACCCGCTCTTGGACCGCAGCCGCCCCACCGGCACGCCGGAGCCGCTGCTGCCCCGGCTGGAGCCGGACCGCGTCAACGCCATCATCAAGACCCCCGAGGCCGCGCCGCAGGCCACCGAAGAGAAGCCTGCCGGCGGCAAGGAGAAGAAGAAGGTGGAGAGCGAGAAGAAGCCCGCCGCGAGCGCCACGCAGGCCTCGTCCGGCGCGGGTGCGGGTGAGGCGCCGGGGGAAATCGAGTACGCGGACTTCGCCAAGGTGGTGCTCAAGGCGGGCCGCATCGTCGCCGCCGAGAAGGTGAAGGACGCGGACAAGCTCCTGAAGCTCACCGTGGACCTGGGTGAGCCCTCGGGCCCGCGCACCATCGTCTCCGGCATCGCCGAGGCGTACACGGCGGAGGCCGTCTCCGGGCGCCGCGTGGTGGTGGTGGCCAACCTGAAGCCGCGCAAGCTCAAGGGCATCGAGTCGCGCGGCATGCTCCTGACGGCGGGCTCGGGCGGCAAGGACCTGTCCCTGCTGGACCCGGGCGACGTGGCTCCCGGCAGCGAGGTGAAGTGA
- a CDS encoding NRDE family protein has product MCTIVILRQVHPEWPLVLAANRDEFYARPATGPQILRESPRAVGGRDVERGGTWMGVTNEGLFVGLTNQRGGRGQGPAPRSRGEVVLRALEAGSVEGVDRYLDTLPGDEFLPFNLLYGDARRLRVAYARPGEKRLRREDVPPGIHVLPNDVLDAPTMPKVEHARLLAAQVAHRPWPELEAGLKALLADEALPALDTIPMPTTGEDLPRDFLQRLQALCIHTPAYGTRSSAIVTLAPGRVGHYLASDTAPCVGPWKDVTGLLAPVAATAIG; this is encoded by the coding sequence ATGTGCACCATCGTCATTCTTCGGCAGGTCCACCCCGAATGGCCGCTGGTGCTCGCGGCCAACCGGGACGAGTTCTATGCCCGCCCCGCCACCGGCCCCCAAATCCTCCGGGAATCCCCGCGCGCCGTGGGTGGGCGCGACGTGGAGCGCGGTGGGACGTGGATGGGTGTAACCAACGAGGGACTCTTCGTCGGCCTGACGAACCAGCGGGGCGGGCGAGGCCAGGGTCCGGCCCCCCGCTCACGGGGCGAGGTGGTGCTGCGAGCCCTGGAGGCAGGGAGCGTGGAGGGCGTCGACCGCTACCTGGATACCCTCCCCGGCGACGAGTTCCTCCCCTTCAACCTCCTCTACGGGGACGCCCGGAGGCTCCGGGTGGCCTATGCCCGGCCGGGGGAGAAGCGGCTGAGGCGGGAGGACGTGCCGCCCGGCATCCACGTGCTGCCCAATGACGTGCTGGACGCGCCCACGATGCCCAAGGTGGAGCACGCCCGGCTGCTCGCCGCGCAGGTGGCCCACCGGCCCTGGCCGGAGTTGGAGGCCGGACTGAAGGCGCTGCTCGCGGACGAGGCGCTGCCGGCGCTCGACACGATTCCGATGCCGACCACCGGCGAGGATTTGCCGCGCGACTTCCTCCAGCGGCTCCAGGCGCTGTGCATCCACACGCCGGCCTACGGCACGCGCTCGTCGGCCATCGTCACACTCGCGCCGGGGCGCGTGGGGCACTACCTGGCGAGTGACACGGCGCCTTGCGTGGGCCCGTGGAAGGACGTCACCGGACTGCTCGCGCCTGTCGCCGCGACGGCCATCGGCTGA